One segment of Anguilla anguilla isolate fAngAng1 chromosome 1, fAngAng1.pri, whole genome shotgun sequence DNA contains the following:
- the LOC118228002 gene encoding sulfotransferase 2B1-like isoform X1: MDEKYVHFNGYLLPKETHSAESLKYAAEFQVHDDDVFAVTYPKSGTTWMQEILPPILNGGDLTPVQTIPNWDRVPWLEETRAALVLGDRPPPRAMVSHLPYHLMPPSFYTSKAKVIYVTRNPKDIAVSSFHFHKMASFLDDPGTFDEFLDKFLSGQVLFGKWTDHVKSWRNTDIEDRILYVTYEEMVQSLTTNLTTFEGTLESFLGKQSPALHGGSAVFPALAVILQLFWQWLVSDCRVQPIVHQGAQHFLMQISRR, encoded by the exons ATGGATGAAAAATATGTACACTTCAATGGGTATCTGCTTCCGAAAGAGACTCATTCTGCTGAGAGTTTGAAGTATGCCGCTGAATTTCAGGTTCATGACGATGACGTTTTCGCTGTCACTTACCCGAAGTCCG GCACGACATGGATGCAGGAGATTCTGCCCCCAATCCTGAACGGGGGGGACCTGACTCCGGTGCAGACCATCCCAAACTGGGATCGAGTGCCCTGGCTGGAGGAGACCCGGGCTGCACTGGTGCTGGGTGACCGGCCCCCTCCTCGAGCCATGGTCTCCCACTTGCCCTACCACCTCATGCCCCCCTCTTTCTATACCTCCAAGGCCAAG GTGATCTACGTCACCCGGAACCCCAAAGACATCGCCGTCTCTTCCTTCCACTTCCACAAGATGGCCAGCTTCCTTGACGATCCCGGAACCTTCGACGAGTTCCTGGACAAATTTCTGTCTGGACAGG TATTGTTCGGAAAGTGGACAGATCACGTGAAAAGCTGGAGAAACACAGATATTGAAGACAGAATCCTCTATGTGACATATGAAGAAATGGTGCAG agcctAACGACGAATCTCACAACGTTTGAGGGGACATTGGAAAGCTTCCTTGGAAAACAGTCGCCAGCACTGCATGGTGGGTCAGCAGTCTTTCCTGCGCTCGCTGTCATTCTGCAGCTCTTCTGGCAGTGGCTGGTCAGTGACTGCAGAGTACAGCCGattgtccaccagggggcacaaCATTTTCTTATGCAAATTAGTAGGCGATGA
- the LOC118228002 gene encoding sulfotransferase 2B1-like isoform X4 produces MDEKYVHFNGYLLPKETHSAESLKYAAEFQVHDDDVFAVTYPKSGTTWMQEILPPILNGGDLTPVQTIPNWDRVPWLEETRAALVLGDRPPPRAMVSHLPYHLMPPSFYTSKAKVIYVTRNPKDIAVSSFHFHKMASFLDDPGTFDEFLDKFLSGQVLFGKWTDHVKSWRNTDIEDRILYVTYEEMVQDLKRALLKMARFLGRELSPEVLEKVASHCQFSNMKTNAMSNYSLVPQDIMDSSKSPFLRKGTTGDWRNHFSPEQDARFSAVIKKEMQGAVFKFPWDDE; encoded by the exons ATGGATGAAAAATATGTACACTTCAATGGGTATCTGCTTCCGAAAGAGACTCATTCTGCTGAGAGTTTGAAGTATGCCGCTGAATTTCAGGTTCATGACGATGACGTTTTCGCTGTCACTTACCCGAAGTCCG GCACGACATGGATGCAGGAGATTCTGCCCCCAATCCTGAACGGGGGGGACCTGACTCCGGTGCAGACCATCCCAAACTGGGATCGAGTGCCCTGGCTGGAGGAGACCCGGGCTGCACTGGTGCTGGGTGACCGGCCCCCTCCTCGAGCCATGGTCTCCCACTTGCCCTACCACCTCATGCCCCCCTCTTTCTATACCTCCAAGGCCAAG GTGATCTACGTCACCCGGAACCCCAAAGACATCGCCGTCTCTTCCTTCCACTTCCACAAGATGGCCAGCTTCCTTGACGATCCCGGAACCTTCGACGAGTTCCTGGACAAATTTCTGTCTGGACAGG TATTGTTCGGAAAGTGGACAGATCACGTGAAAAGCTGGAGAAACACAGATATTGAAGACAGAATCCTCTATGTGACATATGAAGAAATGGTGCAG GACCTGAAGAGAGCCTTGCTTAAGATGGCGCGGTTCCTGGGTCGAGAGCTGAGCCCGGAGGTCCTGGAGAAGGTGGCCAGTCACTGCCAGTTTAGCAACATGAAGACCAACGCCATGTCCAACTACTCCCTGGTGCCACAGGACATCATGGACAGCAGCAAGTCTCCCTTCCTCAGGAAAG GAACCACCGGAGACTGGAGGAACCACTTCAGTCCCGAACAGGACGCCAGGTTCTCTGCCGTTATTAAAAAGGAGATGCAGGGCGCCGTTTTTAAATTCCCCTGGGATGATGAGTGA
- the LOC118228002 gene encoding sulfotransferase 2B1-like isoform X3: protein MRMSLQSLIQSLVHDDDVFAVTYPKSGTTWMQEILPPILNGGDLTPVQTIPNWDRVPWLEETRAALVLGDRPPPRAMVSHLPYHLMPPSFYTSKAKVIYVTRNPKDIAVSSFHFHKMASFLDDPGTFDEFLDKFLSGQVLFGKWTDHVKSWRNTDIEDRILYVTYEEMVQSLTTNLTTFEGTLESFLGKQSPALHGGSAVFPALAVILQLFWQWLVSDCRVQPIVHQGAQHFLMQISRR, encoded by the exons ATGAGGATGTCTTTGCAATCACTTATCCAAAGTCTG GTTCATGACGATGACGTTTTCGCTGTCACTTACCCGAAGTCCG GCACGACATGGATGCAGGAGATTCTGCCCCCAATCCTGAACGGGGGGGACCTGACTCCGGTGCAGACCATCCCAAACTGGGATCGAGTGCCCTGGCTGGAGGAGACCCGGGCTGCACTGGTGCTGGGTGACCGGCCCCCTCCTCGAGCCATGGTCTCCCACTTGCCCTACCACCTCATGCCCCCCTCTTTCTATACCTCCAAGGCCAAG GTGATCTACGTCACCCGGAACCCCAAAGACATCGCCGTCTCTTCCTTCCACTTCCACAAGATGGCCAGCTTCCTTGACGATCCCGGAACCTTCGACGAGTTCCTGGACAAATTTCTGTCTGGACAGG TATTGTTCGGAAAGTGGACAGATCACGTGAAAAGCTGGAGAAACACAGATATTGAAGACAGAATCCTCTATGTGACATATGAAGAAATGGTGCAG agcctAACGACGAATCTCACAACGTTTGAGGGGACATTGGAAAGCTTCCTTGGAAAACAGTCGCCAGCACTGCATGGTGGGTCAGCAGTCTTTCCTGCGCTCGCTGTCATTCTGCAGCTCTTCTGGCAGTGGCTGGTCAGTGACTGCAGAGTACAGCCGattgtccaccagggggcacaaCATTTTCTTATGCAAATTAGTAGGCGATGA
- the LOC118228002 gene encoding sulfotransferase 2B1-like isoform X2, which produces MPNIAHSEESIKYAMAFEVQDEDVFAITYPKSGTTWMQEILPPILNGGDLTPVQTIPNWDRVPWLEETRAALVLGDRPPPRAMVSHLPYHLMPPSFYTSKAKVIYVTRNPKDIAVSSFHFHKMASFLDDPGTFDEFLDKFLSGQVLFGKWTDHVKSWRNTDIEDRILYVTYEEMVQSLTTNLTTFEGTLESFLGKQSPALHGGSAVFPALAVILQLFWQWLVSDCRVQPIVHQGAQHFLMQISRR; this is translated from the exons ATGCCAAACATAGCTCATTCTGAAGAAAGTATCAAGTACGCTATGGCGTTTGAAGTTCAGGATGAGGATGTCTTTGCAATCACTTATCCAAAGTCTG GCACGACATGGATGCAGGAGATTCTGCCCCCAATCCTGAACGGGGGGGACCTGACTCCGGTGCAGACCATCCCAAACTGGGATCGAGTGCCCTGGCTGGAGGAGACCCGGGCTGCACTGGTGCTGGGTGACCGGCCCCCTCCTCGAGCCATGGTCTCCCACTTGCCCTACCACCTCATGCCCCCCTCTTTCTATACCTCCAAGGCCAAG GTGATCTACGTCACCCGGAACCCCAAAGACATCGCCGTCTCTTCCTTCCACTTCCACAAGATGGCCAGCTTCCTTGACGATCCCGGAACCTTCGACGAGTTCCTGGACAAATTTCTGTCTGGACAGG TATTGTTCGGAAAGTGGACAGATCACGTGAAAAGCTGGAGAAACACAGATATTGAAGACAGAATCCTCTATGTGACATATGAAGAAATGGTGCAG agcctAACGACGAATCTCACAACGTTTGAGGGGACATTGGAAAGCTTCCTTGGAAAACAGTCGCCAGCACTGCATGGTGGGTCAGCAGTCTTTCCTGCGCTCGCTGTCATTCTGCAGCTCTTCTGGCAGTGGCTGGTCAGTGACTGCAGAGTACAGCCGattgtccaccagggggcacaaCATTTTCTTATGCAAATTAGTAGGCGATGA